acatcgctgccacctacctacacttattaacttatcttccgcccccaacgtcgccgccactatcctaaagttattgacccctaaacttaaccctaagtctaaccctaacacccactaacttgaacataattaaaataaatctaaataaaaattacaattaatacctaaataattgctatttaaaactaaataaatacttacctaactaaattacaaaaaaaaactaaattacacaaaataaaaaagaaattattaaatatttaaactaataacacctaatctaaataaaaagccccccccaaaataaaaacaaaaacctagcctaaactaaactgccaatagacccttaaaaaaagcactaacccccgaagatccacttacagtttttttagtgttaggttttattaagggtttattgggtgagttttatttttagattagggtttgggctggaaaagagctaaatgcccttttaagggcaatgcccatccaaatgcccttttcagggcaatggggagcttaggttttttagataggattttatttggggggtttggttgtgtgggtggtgggttttactgttgaggagttgtttgtatttttggttacaggttaaagagctgatttctttggggcaatgccccgtaaaaggcccttttaagggctattggcagtttagtttaggctatgttttttttattttggggggatttttttattttgatagggctattagattaggtgtaattagttaaaatatttgataattccttttttattttgtgtaatttttttgtaatttagttaattgtatttaattaatgtaatgtatttaattgtagtgtaaggttaggtgctagtgtaagacaggttaggttttattttacaggtaaatttgtatttattttagttaggtagttagtaaatagttaataactatttactaactagtctacctagttaaaataaatacaaacttgcctgtgaaataaaaataaaacctaagatagatacaatgtaactattagttatattgtagctagcttagggtttattttataggtaagtatttagttttaattaggaagtatttagttaatgatagcaatatttatttcaatttatttaaattatattacagttagtgggtgttagggttacacttagggttagatttaagggtttataactttagtatagtggcagtgattttgggggcagcagattaggggttaataacagtaatgtaggttgcgtcaatgttagggacagcagattaggggttaataatatttaactagtgtttgcgatgcgggagtacggcggttttggggttaatatgtttactctagtggtggctatgtcgggagaagcagattaggggttataattttattttagtgtttgcgatgtgggagggcctcggtttaggggttaataggtagtttatgggtgttagtgtactttttagcactttagttatgagttttatgttacggatttgtaacataaaagccataactactgactttcactttttggccggagaggcaaactcataatacctgcGTTGTGGaagtccattgaaaaaggactttttgaaagctgcagtagttacattgcgttacggccaaaaaagtgtgcggtacagatatacctgcaagactcgtaataccagcagtaaaaagcagcgttatggctctttttcactcataacgcaaaactcgtaatctagctgtatgtttcttTTTTGACAAGCACTAACGTCTTCACTTTTGCTTTATTAAATTCCTTCTcatttaaccctttccggtcctatacaTTTTCACTTTAGTGTGTCAGTaggtcttatttaaagggacactgaacccaaattttcatgattgagacagagcatgcaattttaatcaactttctattttactcctattatcaatctttcttcattatcttgttatctttatttgaaaaagaaggcatcttagcttttttttttattcagactctggacagcacttttttattggtggatgaatttatccaccaatcagcaaggacaacccaggttgttcaccaaaaatgggccggcatctaaacttacattcttgcatttcaaataaagataccaagagaacgaagaacatttgataataggagtaaattacaaagttgcttaaatattcatgctctatctgaatcacaaaagaaaaaatgtgcccTTACTGCTCTGTATCCTCAGGAATCTGCAGCCTATACTACTCACTCAGTGTATCCACAGGAGTTGTGCTGCTCCCTGTATTTATACTATACTGTTCTTTATCCGCAGGAGTCTACAGCATATGTTCCCCACAATGTAAATAATCAGTATATTTCAGCATGCACAATAGCCAGTAAAGTTCTTACCATAGGGAGATCCTGTCCTTGGGATACTGCAGCCTATCCACAGCCCCCAGCACTTCGGGCAGGGAGCTCTCTGCATTTCTCGCAATAAGGACAGTGGGAGGCCGAAAAGGCGACTCAGGGTTCCAATGCTTCTCCATAAAGTAACCCACAGTGAGCCTAAGAAATAGCGAGAAGAGCAGTACTTTTTTTACATCCCTCCAGTGTCACGAGGCCTGACATGATGCCTGCGCTTAACCAAGAGGGAAGGTGCGCTACCACTCACTTTAGAGGGAAGTTCCCAGGGAACATTAGTTGACAGTGATGTAAGAAGTGATGGGCGGTTCTGTCAGGAGCGATGCGGCTATTGAAATAGCCGAGCGGCAGGGGAGACAGATTTCTACGGGAAGAATATTCTAATTAGTTAATATATGGCCGCGGTAGTTCCACCCCTGTGTACAGCTGTCAGAGTTGGCAGCTATGTCTCATCATCAGATGATCTAATCGTCTCCATCTGTACATTATGCAGATGACGATCTACTTCCGTGTCTCCCCTGTGAAAAGTCATGTCGGAATATAGCCGACATTGGACTGCAAGCAGTAAAACCCTTTGTCAAATGGATTCcgacataggaccggaaagggttaaccTCTTTTTAAGCATATTAGCctgaatatataaatcattatttaacacttatttttgtataaatacatttaatCAGGACAAAATGCTTGTTCTGATCtacatatttaaatgtaaatattttaaatacatcttCTACTTCTTCCATTTTAATTAAAATAGCTAAAATTACATTTATAACTGCTTCACTTTATaatgaagaataaaaactaaaatttaatttaggtaattaaaaatgtattgaaaGATTCTAAAGTGTTCTTCTAGATTATgaaaacatcatctatatatcttttagtaGTAAATCATAAAAacagtaaattgtaaaaaaaaattgcaattagattaaatatatttttcagtcTGAAAAAGTCCAAATTAGcaaaaatataagcaaaatatgGTCTTATTAATGTACCTATTGCTGTAAAATATTGATAGACGTTCCCATCGATCATAAAATAATCTTTAAAATGTATCTCatgcaataaattaaaataacattatgGTGAAGGCAAATTCTGCAAATTGTAGTATTTTATGAACTACGCTTAAACCATTTTTATTACCTATTGCACAATAAAGATGTGATATAGAATTCTGAAAGGATTGGATATTATGGATTTTGGGATaatgttaaaaatagaaagaaaaacaaaacattcatTCCAAGAAAATAAAACTCATCTCATTTAATTATTGTCTTTATAATGCTAGATTTTATAGACTTTAAAAAGGATAATATTTGAAGATCATATAATATTATTTGTCTGCAAGACAGAGGGATTCATATAGATAGTGATCTGCATAACTAAAAATAGTGTGCTTTTATAAAATTATGCCATACATCagattcaaaaatatatattaaaccacTGGTGCAAAATCTCAAATGACATATAACCAACCAAAAACAACCTGGTAGAGAGAAAATAACGCCCTATAAAAAGGAAGGAATTcagctgttttttttaataactttattacgttGAACAAAAAATAATTCTATGATACATTTAGGGAATGTTTACACTGTTGTTGAaaaattttagataaaatattaataattttgacTGTTGTAGAGTGTTTGCAGTACCTGTTTTTTTTTGTAGGTTTATAGATCTTTCTTTCCTTACTAGCTCCGTGTATAAGTTCACGTTCCTTTCtactattcaaataaaaaaaaatctgtgttttgcattttttacactAATAAACATAATGATTGATTCTCGTAAACTATGCCATTAGATACGGCTTTGATTTTGCTAAAGTTAAATACAAATCAATTACTAATGCATAACCTTTTTTCTTACCTTTTTTAGAGAGGCACAGTCTAAGATATTTTGTCACCACAACCTCTGTACCTATTCCTGGGCTGCCTATGTTCTCCATTGTTGGAAGCATCGATGACATGCCACTTGGGAGATACTCTAGTGAAACGGGTCAGGCTCAGCCTTTTTATAAATGGATGGAAAAGAAAATTAAACCTGAACACTGGAAAGAGATGAATAAAATAGCCCAATACTTTGAAAGCTATCACAAAAATTTTATAGGTTTGTTAAAAGCTCTGTTTAACCAGACAACTGGTAAGTGTAACACAAAGAAATAGGATGttagtaatttataaggtaacttTCATTAGCCAAAATAACACAGCCAATAAGATTACTGTGGACTGATTGGCCATTTTTTGTTATAGGTTGACATTAAACAGATCTCCACCTCAATACTTAACATTATATATTAATAGAAGTGCCAATCGAACCCAACTGATAAATGAAACCCTGTATGAAAGGTTGGCGATCCAATGCAGGTCCTAGAGTAGGGGTCAGAGTTAGGTCAGTGAGAGGAGTTGGGGAAAGAAAAGCTCCTGCCCTCCCTCCAGaatttttttaggtagattttcaCAGCCACGTGGTTGGGTGCTTGCGCTTTTGGTATAAATATTGTGGTTGGGTGCTGGTTCCTCCTGGGTCATAGGAAAGAAAAATTGAGTTGAAAGGGAGTGCCTGGCTCTATGCCAGAGGAAGGTACTTGAGAAATTTAAATAGATGGCAAACACTTTTGGGTGGTTATAATTAGCTTTAtaagctttatatgttattttacataaataatacataaaGACCTGTTTGACTTTgctaacataagattgttatccaCCTGTAAATGTAAACTGAACGGGTAAGATGCAGTATCTAAGGTACTTTGTCCTCTTTAATTTTAAACACAGTATATAGGACAATTAAACTTGACTTAAAGTTACAAACCTGTTTACCGTACATTTCATTGTCTCATCATGAGTCATTATACTAAGACATGTCTACTGTTTCCACAAATTGGAATCAATTGGTTATCTCAATGCCAAGAACGCTTTATATCTAACTGAACCAATGCCGAAAATACTCTGACCTTCTTATACCACTTTTTCCCcataaatttaaaacataaaacaatCAACAACAACCACCTCTTTTCCGTATGACACCAAAATTTGACTAAACTTTGTCTCCTCAACTAACTATGCTATGTTAGATGTATATCTAGTTCCCTGCCCTCAAGACTTTTCAAAGTTAAATTGCCATCTTCCTCGTAGGttctcttaaaaaataaaaatggagttTATGAAAATAAATATGATTTGCTTTTGCTGGCAGTTAGGTTTTGCCTTGTATGTGCCCTTTAATCCCTTTAAGACTAGTTATCAGTGAATTGGTTACCCCAAGCATCTCCCATCTAGTTTGAAAGGATTTTtgtggtttattattattattaatggatTTGTATATTGGTGACACAAAGAACCAAAGAACAATTTTCCAAAGTTGTCAATTGCAGTCTTCTTCCAGGAGCCATATAATGAATCTGTAGATAATTATATCTATTAGTGGAAGGAATATCAAATGTATCATCCCCTGCATCATATAAATGCTTTGATGTTGTTAATGCAATAGAACCAGTGTTATATCTTAAGCCTATTCTCTTTTTAAATTTTTCCTTATAAAACTCTTACATTTCTAAATCAGGGGCCTAGAGTCAAAATTTAAAATAAGTTCATACAGAAAGAGAGGCATTcttccaggaacgaacagcagctcagtagcttgttctattgcaTGGTCACCATCATTTTATttcttatattatcatatttttcctTGTGTAATTACATTGTGAATTGCATATAACCTCAGTAATATGTGTATTCTATATTTTTCATGCAGAAAACAACATTCTCCAGGTAAAGCTTGAATGTGAATTGCATAACGATGGAACCATTAATGGAGGTGAAGAGTTTGGTTACGATGGGAAGGAAATCATTGTATTTGATAAAAAGAGACTGGTTTTTATTCCATTGACACAAGAGGCTCAGATAATAACACAGAGGTGGAACGTTAATCCAGGTTCAGCGGAAAGACATAAAGCTTTAATTGAGCACCACTGCATAAAGTGGATGAAGACGTACTTCAGCCATGGGAACAATACACTGGAGAGGAAAGGTTAGATAACACATGTAATGTTTTCTAGTTACTAGTTTCAGTAttagttatttaaaaggacattaacacaaaattttctttcatgaatcagatagagcatacaattttaagctttTCAGTTTACATCTATCAGATTGtcttaaattttctttttatcctttgctgaaggagcctagaaatacactactgggaacagTTCTCGAACAGAATCCGGACTGACAGAATGCTGAAGCACATTTGTCCGTCAGATATATGTCTGAGAGACTATGTTCCAAGTTCGGCCGAGGGCAAATATGCTCCAGagtgttctaatcagagccttgggcgccacaactgcctctgggaacctaaccatgcgtCCCACCCACACGTCTTGTGGATCTATGTCTGGGTAAAActgtatctttatctatctatctcctgGCTAGACTGTTATCTGTCAGCCATTTGTCTATCAGAATATTATCTGGCACACAAATGACAGtcagacaaatgtccatcggataacagtccggccatgactGGGAACTAGCTGATCACATTAGGTgagacaataacaagaggcatttatgtgcagtcaccaatcagcagctagctgctcctaaatctagttatgcttttcaagaaaggataccaagggaatatagaaacttagataatagaagtaaaaataaaaattttttaaaattgcatgttctatcttaatcatgaaagtttaattttgaatctcATGTCTATCTTGTGTTTGGTCTATAATTGACATAAAAGTGAAGTTCTTAAAAGTATCTGCTCCTACATATAAAGCATTTTTTCCCCAAACAAGATCTTATTCTTTATGCCGTATTCACTAAAAGCCCATTCAGTTCTTAATTCTTTAGTGAGTCAACTATAGGAACAGTGAATATGAAGCGGTTGATAACTTTTCTTTATACCCTTATGTTCAAGTTGATTCAATGATTCCTTCTATTCTTCTACAAATAaagatgctaaaaaaaaaaagtttttgcaaaTTGTTTTCTCCATACTGATGAGTTTCTGATTATCAAGCCCCaagaaaatgttataattaatgtgaactggaaagttgtttcatattgcaagccctatttgaatcatgaaagtttaatattgattttacACTAGAACCTGAATGTTCAAGGCAACAGTTCATTCTAACAGGAGTATGCATGGCTATAAAACATTCTCACTTATACTTCACTAGTACACAATATGGATTTTAGTCAAAGTCATCTTTGAAACTTGGCCAAAGCACCATTTGCTTTTCTAGAGATGGTTTGGACTACTTTAGTAACGAACCATTAAAAAACAGGATTTTCTGCTTACTGTAAAATGCTCTTCTTTACATTCTGAGTGACATTGAACAACCTCCCATCCGTGGCTCCGATCTCTATTACACAATGTGGCTCTTTCACCAGGCTAGAGTATAAAACTGGACATAGAAAAGAGTGAGCAAGTTGAGGAGGAATCTTAGCTCAAATATCTGTTTGGAGCAGTTTGCTATTAACAGATTAGCAAAGAATCTTCTCCTGATTTATTTCACATAGAACATGAAGAAAGAGATTTAACTTTacataaaaaatagtatttattttcaggggagggaggagaggatGGTCTAACAGAtgtaatggggggtagttatcaacgtgtcaactttcctgccttcgccggcccaatacgcccgcctaagctcgcctcacatcgccgccgcggacctgaaaaaattcgcctaagttatcaagtaaagctgtcaaaaagccgcggggcgatgagcagcggactgtgagagttatcactcatccgatctcgctgctcttcggctgtttgacagctttcttgctagcctgtcactaagcactcacactaaactacactgttctaccccctataccggcgcccccggcacccccggagccccccgcaactaaataaagttactaacccctaaaccgccactcctagacccccgccgtaagtcttataaatgtattaacccctaaaccgccgctcccggacaccgctgccacctacattatacctagtaacccctatcctgccccccctataccatcgccctctataataaagttattaacccctatcctgctgatcccgcacctcgccgcaaataaataaatagtttaacccctaaaccgccgctccctgaacccgccgcaacctatattaaatttattaacccctatcctgccccccctacaccgtcaccacctataataaatgtattaacccctatcctgccccccactacaccgccgccactgtaataaaattattaacccctaaacctaagtctaacactaaccctaacacccccctaacttaaatattaattaaataaatctaaataatatttttattattaactaagttaatcctatttaaaactaaatacttacctataaaataaaccctaatatagctacaatataaataataattatattgtagctatcttaggatttatttttattttacaggtacctttcaatttattttaactaggtacaatagctattaaatagttattaaccatttaatagcttacctagctaaaataaagagaaatgtacctgtaaactaaaaactaacctaagttacaattacacctaacactacactatactttaataaattattcctatttaaaactaaatacttacctgtaaaataaaccctaaggcctagatttggagtttggcggtagccgtgaaaaccagcgttagaggctcctaacgctggttttaggctaactccggtatttggagtcactcaaaatagggtctaacgctcacttttcagccgcgacttttccataccgcagatccccttacgtcaattgcgtatcctatcttttcaatgggatctttctaactccggtatttagagtcgtgtctgaagtgagcgttagacatctaacgacaaaactccagccgccggaaaaaagtcagtagttaagagctttctgggctaacgccggttcataaagctcttaactactgtactctaaagtacactaacacccataaactacctatgtacccctaaaccgaggtccccccacatcgccgccactcgattaaatttttttaacccctaatctgccaaccgccacctacgttatacttatgtacccctaatctgctgcccctaacaccgccgacccctgtattatatttattaacccctaatctgccccccacaacttcgccagctacctacaataattaacccctaatctgcctaccgcaaagcgccgccagctaagttatccctatgtacccctaatctgctgcccctaacaccgccgacccctgtattatatttattaacccctaatctgccccccacaacgtcaccgccagctacctacaataattaacccctaatctgccgaccgcaaagcgccgccacctacattatagctatgtacccctaatctgctgcccctaacaccgccgacccctatattatatttattaacccctaatctgcccccctcaacgtcgcccccacctgcctacacttattaacccctaatctgccgagcggaccgcaccgctactttaataaagttattaacccctaatccgcctcactaaccctataataaatagtattaacccctaatctgccctccctaacatcaccgacacctaacttcaattattaacccctaatctgccgaccggagctcaccgctattctaataaatgtattaacccctaaagctaagtctaaccctaacactaacacccccctaaattaaatataattttaatctaacgaaattaattaactcttattaaataaagtattcctatttaaagctaaatacttacctgtaaaataaaccctaatatagctacaatataaattataattacattgtagctatcttaggatttatatttattttacaggtaactttgtatttattttagctagttagaatagttattaaatagttattaactatttaataactacctagctaaaagaaatacaaaattacctgtaaaagttacaattaaacctaacactacactatcattacattaattaaatatattaactacaaataactacaattaaatacaattacataaactaactaaagtacaaaaaataaaaaaaataagttataaacatttaaaaaaaatattacaacaattttaagctacttacacctaatctaagccccctaataaaataacaaacccccccaaaataaaaaaatgccctaccctattctacattaaaaaagttcaaagctcttttaccttaccagcccttaaaagggccttttgtgggggcatgccccaaagaattcagctcttttgcctgtaaaagaaaaatacaacccccccaacattaaaacccaccacccacatacccctaatctaacccaaaccccccttaaaataacctaacactaatcccctgaagatcatcctaccttgagtcgtcttcactcaaccgagcagtgatggaaccgaagaggacatccggagcggcagaagtgatcatccaaggggcgctgaagaaatcttccatccgatgaagtgatcctccaagcggcgctgaagaaatcttccatccgggcgaggtcatcttccaagaggcgctgaagaagtcttctatccgggcgaggtcatcttccaagccgggtcttgaatcttaatcccgccgacgcggaacatccttctttcccgacggactaccgacgaatgaaggctcctttaagggacgtcatccaagatggcttcccttcaattccgattggctgataggattctatcagccaatcggaattaaggtaggaaaaatctgattggctgattgaatcagccaatcagattcaagttcaatccgattggctgatccagtcagccaattagattgagctcgcattctattggctgttccgatcagccaatagaatgcgagctcaatctaattggctgactggatcagccaatcggattgaacttgaatctgattggctgattcaatcagccaatcagatttttcctaccttaattccgattggctgatagaatcctatcagccaataggaattgaagggacgccatcttggatgacgtcccttaaaggagccttcatttgtcggtagtccgttgggaaagaaggatgttccgcatcggcgggatgaagattcaagtcccggcttggaagatgacctcgcccggatagaagacttcttcagcgcctcttggaagatgacctcgcccggatggaagatttcttcagcgccgcttggaggatcacttcatcggatggaagatttcttcagcgccccttggatgatcacttctgccgctccggatgtcctcttcggttccatcactgctcggttgagtgaagacgactcaaggtaggatgatcttcaggggattagtgttaggttattttaaggggggtttgggttagattaggggtatgtgggtggtgggttttaatgttaggggggttgtatttttcttttacaggcaaaagagctgaattctttggggcatgcccccacaaaaggcccttttaagggctggtaaggtaagagagctttgaacttttttaatgtagaatagggtagggcattttttttattttgggggggttttttattttattagggggcttagattaggtgtaagtagcttaaaattgttgtacttattttttttattttttgtaacttagcttttttttttgtactttagttagtttatgtaattgtatttaattgtagttatttgtagttaatttatttaattaatgtaatgatagtgtagtgttaggtttaattgtaacttaggttaggatttattttacaggtaattttgtatttcttttagctaggtagttattaaatagt
The nucleotide sequence above comes from Bombina bombina isolate aBomBom1 chromosome 7, aBomBom1.pri, whole genome shotgun sequence. Encoded proteins:
- the LOC128667061 gene encoding major histocompatibility complex class I-related gene protein yields the protein MEIQPLFVLSLLVYCVACERHSLRYFVTTTSVPIPGLPMFSIVGSIDDMPLGRYSSETGQAQPFYKWMEKKIKPEHWKEMNKIAQYFESYHKNFIGLLKALFNQTTENNILQVKLECELHNDGTINGGEEFGYDGKEIIVFDKKRLVFIPLTQEAQIITQRWNVNPGSAERHKALIEHHCIKWMKTYFSHGNNTLERKVPPKVKISDRQLDNAAKLHCHVYGFYPQTVIVNWVKNGVNEVYSEEVKQILPNPDGTYQVSVTVEVIPKDGDNYTCHVTHSSLDNTMIILWEPRRISTDNLVLGVIISIITVLAVVILAGVGIFIYKSFSVQHHKVSTEESKQSLESSSPTTLLNTS